A region from the Panicum hallii strain FIL2 chromosome 1, PHallii_v3.1, whole genome shotgun sequence genome encodes:
- the LOC112878854 gene encoding isoleucine--tRNA ligase, chloroplastic/mitochondrial isoform X1 gives MDAASCCRVFSTQRCRFPLRRLAAPPWSQPFCTESSGGLSAASISKRRSRGPVMAAKKAEQDCLLVLGAKQEDGKYKHTVDLPKTTFGLRANSVVREPELQKLWEENQVLKRVSERNSGATFVLHDGPPYANGDLHMGHALNKILKDIINRYKLLQNHKVSFVPGWDCHGLPIELKVLKSMDKETLGALTPIKLRQKAAKFAKATVDAQMKSFKRYGVWADWSNPYLTLSPEYEAAQLEVFGQMVMKGYIYRGRKPVHWSPSSRTALAEAELEYSENHVSRSIYAAFKITNPSKSGMLDEFLPNVSLVIWTTTPWTIPANAAVAVNPELAYAVAEVQSVLLSESTSGGKKKKVGSVLSSEKGKLFVIVASDLVTTLESKWGVKLVVQKSFPGSALEHCRYVHPVNGNECSVVLGGDYITTESGTGLVHTAPGHGQEDYITGLKYGLPIISPVDDEGNFTAEAGQFSGLSVLGAGNAAVVKYLDEQYSLILEEPYKHKYPYDWRSKEPTIFRATEQWFASVDGFRNAAMDAIRQVAWVPSQAENRIVAMTSGRSDWCISRQRTWGVPIPVFYHVDSQEPLITEETIEHIKAIVSKKGSDAWWYMTTEELLPDKYRDKASEYRKGTDTMDVWFDSGSSWAAVLAKRDGLKFPADIYLEGSDQHRGWFQSSLLTSIATTGKAPYSSVITHGFVLDEKGFKMSKSIGNVVDPVKLIDGGKNQREEPAYGADVLRLWVSSVDYTGDVLIGPQILRQMSDMYRKLRGTMRFLLSNLHDWKLDNSVPYSDLPKIDKYALFQLETVVASMKDSYENYQFFKVYQMLQRFAIVGLSNFYLDVAKDRLYVGGRVSFTRKSCQTVLTAHLLYLVRVIAPIMPHLAEDVWQNLPFQYTLQDGSVAKFVFDLKWPEKNEEWLSVPKDDIDFLGIILELRSEVNKILENARTGKLIGSSLDAKVYIHAESSDTALKLKELSSASNDADALHRLFITSQVEVLTTLNEETTSSVSYTGKFSDPRTGDIWIGVTRADGAKCERCWNYTRDVGSFHDHPTLCARCYGVIDLQPQPAAAAVS, from the exons ATGGACGCCGCCTCATGCTGCCGC GTTTTCTCCACGCAGCGGTGCCGGTTCCCGCTGCGCAGGCTGGCAGCGCCGCCGTGGTCGCAGCCGTTCTGCACCGAGTCGAGCGGCGGCCTCTCCGCCGCGTCGATCTCGAAGCGGAGGTCCAGGGGCCCCGTCATGGCGGCGAAGAAGGCTGAGCAGG ATTGTTTGCTCGTGCTAGGTGCAAAGCAAGAGGATGGAAAGTACAAGCACACAGTAGATCTACCGAAAACAACATTTGGGTTGAGAGCGAATTCTGTTGTAAGGGAACCAGAGCTCCAAAAATTATGGGAGGAGAATCAGGTTCTGAAAAGGGTATCTGAAAGGAACAGTGGG GCTACATTTGTTCTTCACGATGGCCCTCCTTATGCTAATGGCGACCTTCACATGGGCCATGCGCTCAATAAAATCCTCAAAGATATTATAAATCGTTACAAG TTGCTTCAGAATCATAAAGTGTCTTTTGTTCCTGGGTGGGATTGCCACGGCCTTCCAATAGAACTAAAAG TTTTGAAGTCAATGGATAAGGAAACTTTGGGTGCTCTTACACCCATAAAATTAAGGCAAAAAGCTGCAAAATTTGCTAAAGCAACAGTTGATGCACAAATGAAATCTTTCAAG CGGTATGGTGTATGGGCTGATTGGAGCAATCCTTACCTAACTCTGTCACCAGAATATGAAGCTGCTCAG CTGgaagtttttggtcaaatggttATGAAAGGATATATCTATAGAGGACGAAAGCCCGTCCATTGGAGTCCATCATCACGTACAGCTTTGGCAGAAGCTGAACTGGAG TATTCCGAGAATCATGTTTCCAGAAGCATATATGCTGCATTCAAGATTACGAATCCATCTAAATCTGGGATGCTGGATGAATTTCTTCCAAATGTATCTTTGGTCATATGGACCACCACTCCATGGACAATCCCGGCTAATGCTG CTGTTGCTGTGAACCCTGAGCTTGCTTACGCTGTAGCTGAGGTACAATCTGTACTCTTAAGTGAATCAACATCTGGTggtaaaaaaaaaaaggttgGGAGTGTGTTGAGCTCTGAAAAAGGAAAATTGTTTGTTATTGTGGCTTCTGATCTTGTCACAACTCTTGAGTCCAAGTGGGGTGTGAAGCTTGTAGTACAGAAATCATTTCCTGGATCTGCCTTGGAGCACTGCAG GTATGTCCATCCTGTGAATGGCAATGAATGTTCTGTAGTTCTTGgaggggattacattacaactgaatctggaactggccttgttCATACTGCCCCTGGCCATGGCCAGGAAGACTACATAACAGGTCTGAAGTATGGGCTTCCTATTATTTCTCCTGTGGATGATGAAGGAAACTTCACCGCTGAAGCTGGACAGTTTAGTGGTTTGTCTGTCCTGGGAGCTGGCAATGCCGCAGTTGTGAAGTATCTGGACGAACAATATTCCCTCATTTTAGAAGAGCCTTACA AACACAAGTACCCCTATGATTGGAGATCTAAAGAACCAACTATATTCCGAGCAACCGAACAGTGGTTTGCATCTGTGGATGGTTTCCGTAATGCTGCAATGGATGCAATCAGACAAGTAGCTTGGGTTCCTTCTCAG GCTGAAAACAGGATTGTTGCGATGACCTCCGGCCGTTCGGATTGGTGTATTTCACGGCAGAGAACTTGGGGTGTTCCTATTCCAGTTTTTTACCATGTGGACTCACAAGAACCTCTTATAACTGAAGAAACTATTGAACATATCAAGG CTATCGTGTCAAAGAAAGGTAGCGATGCATGGTGGTATATGACAACTGAGGAACTTCTTCCAGATAAATATCGGGACAAAGCATCTGAATATCGCAAGGGAACTGATACAATGGATGTTTGGTTTGACTCTG GCTCTTCGTGGGCAGCTGTTTTAGCAAAAAGGGATGGTCTTAAGTTTCCTGCAGATATTTATCTTGAAGGTTCAGATCAACATCGTGGATGGTTCCAGAGCTCATTGTTGACTAGCATTGCTACTACAG GGAAGGCTCCATACTCCAGTGTTATTACACATGGATTTGTACTGGATGAAAAGGGTTTCAAAATGAGCAAATCTATTGGTAATGTGGTGGATCCAGTGAAATTGATTGATGGTGGCAAAAACCAAAGG GAAGAACCTGCCTATGGAGCAGATGTTCTCCGTCTATGGGTTTCTAGTGTTGATTACACTGGCGATGTGTTGATTGGTCCACAAATCTTGCGCCAGATGTCTGACATGTATAGAAAACTACGAGGCACGATGCGATTTCTGTTGTCAAATCTCCACGATTGGAAA CTGGATAATTCGGTGCCATACAGTGATCTACCAAAAATTGACAAGTATGCACTTTTCCAACTGGAAACAGTTGTGGCTTCTATGAAGGATAGTTATGAAAATTATCAATTCTTTAAAGTATATCAG ATGCTTCAAAGATTTGCTATTGTTGGTTTGTCCAATTTTTATTTGGATGTTGCCAAGGATCGGCTTTATGTTGG AGGCCGGGTTAGCTTCACAAGGAAAAGCTGTCAGACTGTCCTCACAGCACATCTGCTCTACCTTGTTAGGGTCATTGCCCCGATTATGCCTCACTTAGCTGAGGATGTCTGGCAGAACCTACCTTTTCAATACACCTTGCAGGATGGATCCGTTGCAAAGTTTGTTTTTGACCTAAAATGGCCAGAAAAGAATGAAGAATGGCTCTCAGTCCCCAAGGATGACATTGATTTCCTGGGCATTATCCTTGAG TTGAGGTCAGAGGTCAACAAAATTTTGGAGAATGCTCGCACTGGAAAGTTGATAGGTTCTAGCTTAGATGCAAAGGTGTATATCCATGCTGAAAGTTCAGATACAGCATTAAAGCTAAAGGAGCTATCTTCTGCCTCTAATGACGCAGATGCTCTGCATCGCCTGTTCATCACATCTCAG GTGGAGGTTCTCACAACCCTAAATGAAGAAACTACATCATCTGTATCTTACACAGGAAAGTTCAGTGACCCACGCACTGGAGACATATGGATTGGCGTGACTCGTGCAGATGGTGCTAAATGTGAAAGGTGCTGGAACTACACCCGGGACGTTGGATCTTTCCATGACCATCCTACTCTATGCGCACGGTGCTATGGTGTCATTGATTTGCAGCCACAacctgctgccgctgctgtcAGTTGA
- the LOC112878854 gene encoding isoleucine--tRNA ligase, chloroplastic/mitochondrial isoform X2, protein MDAASCCRVFSTQRCRFPLRRLAAPPWSQPFCTESSGGLSAASISKRRSRGPVMAAKKAEQGAKQEDGKYKHTVDLPKTTFGLRANSVVREPELQKLWEENQVLKRVSERNSGATFVLHDGPPYANGDLHMGHALNKILKDIINRYKLLQNHKVSFVPGWDCHGLPIELKVLKSMDKETLGALTPIKLRQKAAKFAKATVDAQMKSFKRYGVWADWSNPYLTLSPEYEAAQLEVFGQMVMKGYIYRGRKPVHWSPSSRTALAEAELEYSENHVSRSIYAAFKITNPSKSGMLDEFLPNVSLVIWTTTPWTIPANAAVAVNPELAYAVAEVQSVLLSESTSGGKKKKVGSVLSSEKGKLFVIVASDLVTTLESKWGVKLVVQKSFPGSALEHCRYVHPVNGNECSVVLGGDYITTESGTGLVHTAPGHGQEDYITGLKYGLPIISPVDDEGNFTAEAGQFSGLSVLGAGNAAVVKYLDEQYSLILEEPYKHKYPYDWRSKEPTIFRATEQWFASVDGFRNAAMDAIRQVAWVPSQAENRIVAMTSGRSDWCISRQRTWGVPIPVFYHVDSQEPLITEETIEHIKAIVSKKGSDAWWYMTTEELLPDKYRDKASEYRKGTDTMDVWFDSGSSWAAVLAKRDGLKFPADIYLEGSDQHRGWFQSSLLTSIATTGKAPYSSVITHGFVLDEKGFKMSKSIGNVVDPVKLIDGGKNQREEPAYGADVLRLWVSSVDYTGDVLIGPQILRQMSDMYRKLRGTMRFLLSNLHDWKLDNSVPYSDLPKIDKYALFQLETVVASMKDSYENYQFFKVYQMLQRFAIVGLSNFYLDVAKDRLYVGGRVSFTRKSCQTVLTAHLLYLVRVIAPIMPHLAEDVWQNLPFQYTLQDGSVAKFVFDLKWPEKNEEWLSVPKDDIDFLGIILELRSEVNKILENARTGKLIGSSLDAKVYIHAESSDTALKLKELSSASNDADALHRLFITSQVEVLTTLNEETTSSVSYTGKFSDPRTGDIWIGVTRADGAKCERCWNYTRDVGSFHDHPTLCARCYGVIDLQPQPAAAAVS, encoded by the exons ATGGACGCCGCCTCATGCTGCCGC GTTTTCTCCACGCAGCGGTGCCGGTTCCCGCTGCGCAGGCTGGCAGCGCCGCCGTGGTCGCAGCCGTTCTGCACCGAGTCGAGCGGCGGCCTCTCCGCCGCGTCGATCTCGAAGCGGAGGTCCAGGGGCCCCGTCATGGCGGCGAAGAAGGCTGAGCAGG GTGCAAAGCAAGAGGATGGAAAGTACAAGCACACAGTAGATCTACCGAAAACAACATTTGGGTTGAGAGCGAATTCTGTTGTAAGGGAACCAGAGCTCCAAAAATTATGGGAGGAGAATCAGGTTCTGAAAAGGGTATCTGAAAGGAACAGTGGG GCTACATTTGTTCTTCACGATGGCCCTCCTTATGCTAATGGCGACCTTCACATGGGCCATGCGCTCAATAAAATCCTCAAAGATATTATAAATCGTTACAAG TTGCTTCAGAATCATAAAGTGTCTTTTGTTCCTGGGTGGGATTGCCACGGCCTTCCAATAGAACTAAAAG TTTTGAAGTCAATGGATAAGGAAACTTTGGGTGCTCTTACACCCATAAAATTAAGGCAAAAAGCTGCAAAATTTGCTAAAGCAACAGTTGATGCACAAATGAAATCTTTCAAG CGGTATGGTGTATGGGCTGATTGGAGCAATCCTTACCTAACTCTGTCACCAGAATATGAAGCTGCTCAG CTGgaagtttttggtcaaatggttATGAAAGGATATATCTATAGAGGACGAAAGCCCGTCCATTGGAGTCCATCATCACGTACAGCTTTGGCAGAAGCTGAACTGGAG TATTCCGAGAATCATGTTTCCAGAAGCATATATGCTGCATTCAAGATTACGAATCCATCTAAATCTGGGATGCTGGATGAATTTCTTCCAAATGTATCTTTGGTCATATGGACCACCACTCCATGGACAATCCCGGCTAATGCTG CTGTTGCTGTGAACCCTGAGCTTGCTTACGCTGTAGCTGAGGTACAATCTGTACTCTTAAGTGAATCAACATCTGGTggtaaaaaaaaaaaggttgGGAGTGTGTTGAGCTCTGAAAAAGGAAAATTGTTTGTTATTGTGGCTTCTGATCTTGTCACAACTCTTGAGTCCAAGTGGGGTGTGAAGCTTGTAGTACAGAAATCATTTCCTGGATCTGCCTTGGAGCACTGCAG GTATGTCCATCCTGTGAATGGCAATGAATGTTCTGTAGTTCTTGgaggggattacattacaactgaatctggaactggccttgttCATACTGCCCCTGGCCATGGCCAGGAAGACTACATAACAGGTCTGAAGTATGGGCTTCCTATTATTTCTCCTGTGGATGATGAAGGAAACTTCACCGCTGAAGCTGGACAGTTTAGTGGTTTGTCTGTCCTGGGAGCTGGCAATGCCGCAGTTGTGAAGTATCTGGACGAACAATATTCCCTCATTTTAGAAGAGCCTTACA AACACAAGTACCCCTATGATTGGAGATCTAAAGAACCAACTATATTCCGAGCAACCGAACAGTGGTTTGCATCTGTGGATGGTTTCCGTAATGCTGCAATGGATGCAATCAGACAAGTAGCTTGGGTTCCTTCTCAG GCTGAAAACAGGATTGTTGCGATGACCTCCGGCCGTTCGGATTGGTGTATTTCACGGCAGAGAACTTGGGGTGTTCCTATTCCAGTTTTTTACCATGTGGACTCACAAGAACCTCTTATAACTGAAGAAACTATTGAACATATCAAGG CTATCGTGTCAAAGAAAGGTAGCGATGCATGGTGGTATATGACAACTGAGGAACTTCTTCCAGATAAATATCGGGACAAAGCATCTGAATATCGCAAGGGAACTGATACAATGGATGTTTGGTTTGACTCTG GCTCTTCGTGGGCAGCTGTTTTAGCAAAAAGGGATGGTCTTAAGTTTCCTGCAGATATTTATCTTGAAGGTTCAGATCAACATCGTGGATGGTTCCAGAGCTCATTGTTGACTAGCATTGCTACTACAG GGAAGGCTCCATACTCCAGTGTTATTACACATGGATTTGTACTGGATGAAAAGGGTTTCAAAATGAGCAAATCTATTGGTAATGTGGTGGATCCAGTGAAATTGATTGATGGTGGCAAAAACCAAAGG GAAGAACCTGCCTATGGAGCAGATGTTCTCCGTCTATGGGTTTCTAGTGTTGATTACACTGGCGATGTGTTGATTGGTCCACAAATCTTGCGCCAGATGTCTGACATGTATAGAAAACTACGAGGCACGATGCGATTTCTGTTGTCAAATCTCCACGATTGGAAA CTGGATAATTCGGTGCCATACAGTGATCTACCAAAAATTGACAAGTATGCACTTTTCCAACTGGAAACAGTTGTGGCTTCTATGAAGGATAGTTATGAAAATTATCAATTCTTTAAAGTATATCAG ATGCTTCAAAGATTTGCTATTGTTGGTTTGTCCAATTTTTATTTGGATGTTGCCAAGGATCGGCTTTATGTTGG AGGCCGGGTTAGCTTCACAAGGAAAAGCTGTCAGACTGTCCTCACAGCACATCTGCTCTACCTTGTTAGGGTCATTGCCCCGATTATGCCTCACTTAGCTGAGGATGTCTGGCAGAACCTACCTTTTCAATACACCTTGCAGGATGGATCCGTTGCAAAGTTTGTTTTTGACCTAAAATGGCCAGAAAAGAATGAAGAATGGCTCTCAGTCCCCAAGGATGACATTGATTTCCTGGGCATTATCCTTGAG TTGAGGTCAGAGGTCAACAAAATTTTGGAGAATGCTCGCACTGGAAAGTTGATAGGTTCTAGCTTAGATGCAAAGGTGTATATCCATGCTGAAAGTTCAGATACAGCATTAAAGCTAAAGGAGCTATCTTCTGCCTCTAATGACGCAGATGCTCTGCATCGCCTGTTCATCACATCTCAG GTGGAGGTTCTCACAACCCTAAATGAAGAAACTACATCATCTGTATCTTACACAGGAAAGTTCAGTGACCCACGCACTGGAGACATATGGATTGGCGTGACTCGTGCAGATGGTGCTAAATGTGAAAGGTGCTGGAACTACACCCGGGACGTTGGATCTTTCCATGACCATCCTACTCTATGCGCACGGTGCTATGGTGTCATTGATTTGCAGCCACAacctgctgccgctgctgtcAGTTGA